The following are encoded together in the Pleurocapsa sp. FMAR1 genome:
- a CDS encoding pre-16S rRNA-processing nuclease YqgF: MNNLKFLQPIILGLDPGRDKCGLAVMDSKQKVAYHQVIDSVSAIAKIEELCQQFTINLIVMGDGTTSKSWGQQIESNLTNKCPLVTIDEKNSTLEAGDRYWSMYPPKGLQRLIPQGLRVPPRPVDDIVAIILIERYLATQKS, from the coding sequence GTGAATAATTTAAAATTTTTACAACCTATAATTCTTGGTTTAGATCCTGGCAGGGATAAGTGCGGTCTGGCGGTGATGGATAGTAAGCAAAAAGTTGCTTATCATCAGGTGATTGATTCTGTCAGCGCGATCGCCAAAATTGAAGAGTTATGTCAGCAGTTTACTATTAACTTAATTGTTATGGGCGATGGCACTACTTCAAAAAGCTGGGGTCAACAAATTGAATCTAACTTGACTAACAAATGTCCCTTAGTGACGATAGATGAGAAAAATAGTACTCTAGAGGCTGGCGATCGCTATTGGTCAATGTATCCCCCTAAGGGATTACAGCGTCTTATTCCCCAAGGATTAAGAGTTCCTCCTCGTCCTGTTGATGATATCGTGGCTATCATTTTAATTGAACGATATTTGGCAACTCAAAAATCTTAA
- the fabI gene encoding enoyl-ACP reductase FabI: MLDLTGKNAFVTGIANNRSIAWGIAQQLHKAGANIGVNYLPDERGRFEKKVRDLVEPLAPSIILPCNVQDDELLDSMFAAIAEKWGKLDILVHCLAFAEKEDLTGDFSATSRAGFAKALDISSYSLNCLAVRAKPLMTEGGSIVTLSYLGGVKVIPNYNVMGVAKSALEMSVRYLAAELGQDNIRVNAISAGPIRTLASSAVGGILDMIRHVEETAPLRRTVTQTEVGNTAAFLCSDLASGITGQVIYVDSGYEIMGM; encoded by the coding sequence GTGCTAGATTTAACAGGAAAAAATGCTTTTGTTACAGGAATAGCTAACAATCGTTCTATTGCTTGGGGTATTGCCCAGCAGTTACATAAAGCTGGTGCCAATATAGGCGTTAATTATCTTCCCGATGAACGAGGACGCTTTGAAAAAAAAGTTAGAGATTTGGTCGAACCACTTGCTCCCAGCATTATTCTTCCCTGTAATGTGCAGGATGATGAATTACTCGACTCGATGTTTGCCGCGATCGCCGAAAAATGGGGCAAACTAGATATTTTGGTTCACTGTCTGGCTTTTGCTGAAAAAGAAGATTTGACAGGGGATTTTTCTGCTACTTCTAGAGCGGGTTTTGCTAAAGCCTTAGATATTAGTAGTTATTCCCTTAACTGTCTGGCGGTTAGAGCTAAACCGTTAATGACCGAAGGCGGTAGTATTGTAACTCTTTCTTATTTAGGGGGAGTTAAGGTTATTCCTAACTATAATGTGATGGGAGTGGCTAAGTCTGCCTTAGAAATGAGCGTGCGCTACTTAGCTGCCGAACTAGGTCAAGATAATATTCGCGTCAATGCTATTTCGGCAGGTCCAATTCGTACCTTGGCTTCATCGGCTGTGGGCGGCATTTTAGATATGATTCGCCATGTAGAAGAAACTGCCCCTTTACGTCGAACCGTAACCCAAACCGAAGTAGGTAATACCGCAGCATTTTTGTGTAGCGATCTTGCTAGCGGCATTACAGGTCAAGTTATCTATGTTGATTCGGGATATGAAATCATGGGAATGTGA
- the ntcA gene encoding global nitrogen regulator NtcA, producing MELPLTQHQPLSSVFRKLGRGSFPPIVESFERGKTIFFPGDPAERVYFLLKGAVKLSRVYEAGEEITVALLKENTVFGVLSLITGQKSDRFYHSVAFTPVELLSAPIEQVEKALQENPELSLLMLKGLSSRILQTEMMIETLAHRDMGSRLVSFLLILCRDFGMPTEEGIKIDLKLSHQAIAEAIGSTRVTVTRLLGDLRDKEMVSIHKKKITVYNPIALSQQFA from the coding sequence ATGGAACTTCCTTTGACACAACACCAGCCCTTATCATCAGTCTTCCGTAAACTTGGTCGCGGTTCTTTTCCTCCCATTGTGGAGAGTTTTGAACGTGGCAAAACTATCTTTTTTCCAGGCGATCCTGCCGAAAGAGTATATTTTTTACTCAAAGGTGCGGTTAAGCTATCCCGTGTATATGAAGCAGGAGAAGAAATCACAGTAGCTTTACTCAAAGAAAATACCGTGTTTGGCGTGCTTTCTTTAATTACTGGACAGAAAAGCGATCGCTTTTATCATTCAGTAGCATTTACCCCCGTCGAACTTTTGTCTGCCCCCATTGAACAGGTAGAAAAAGCCCTGCAAGAAAATCCTGAATTATCTTTGCTAATGTTAAAGGGATTATCTTCGCGCATTTTACAAACAGAGATGATGATTGAAACCTTGGCTCATCGGGATATGGGTTCGCGTTTAGTTAGCTTCTTGTTAATATTATGTCGTGACTTTGGTATGCCAACCGAAGAAGGTATTAAAATTGATCTAAAACTGTCTCATCAAGCGATCGCCGAAGCAATTGGTTCGACAAGAGTAACGGTGACTAGGCTTTTAGGTGACCTGCGGGATAAAGAAATGGTTTCCATTCACAAGAAAAAAATAACCGTGTATAATCCTATAGCATTGAGTCAGCAGTTTGCTTAA
- a CDS encoding DUF3084 domain-containing protein, producing the protein MTSAYILIAAIFLLGGIVAVSGDRLGTKIGKAKLRLFNLRPRQTAMVITWVTGMLISALTLGILFSLSSSLRKGIFNLDDILKEKRQIKGELKQARQEKAAVQQQLAQVKNEQIAAVDNLDAINQNFAQSKQQLKQTSGQAKQLKQELDSLLAERAKQQRQLSQIQQQSQELQGQLQEREQKIKQQDRVLTQKEKRLQSLEGQQQILQTQVQERDRSIAKLDEAIATAEISLKLRTQRLEKLESELDYLSRNVAALEQSYQELRENRIAIVKGQVLSSAVVTVVDSHATKSAIDSILRQANSNALKAIQFSGTNPQQRIVEITSSQVKQLEEQIKDGQDYVLRIISAGNYVQGEKKVRVFADLALNKQVFAAGEEIATVSIDSSNITRQEVQERLNWLLAVSKFRAQRAGTLGEIEIGDNQVESIVNFMNKVIREEEPINEIKAVVEENTYTAGPLKLNFVVIRDGEIVLST; encoded by the coding sequence ATGACGAGTGCCTACATTTTAATTGCAGCAATTTTTCTCTTGGGCGGTATTGTTGCAGTATCTGGCGATCGTTTAGGAACAAAGATTGGCAAAGCCAAGCTTAGATTGTTTAATCTGCGTCCTCGCCAAACAGCGATGGTTATTACTTGGGTTACGGGGATGCTAATTTCTGCTCTGACTTTGGGCATTTTATTCAGCTTGAGCAGTTCTTTGCGTAAGGGAATTTTTAATTTAGACGATATCCTCAAAGAAAAACGCCAGATTAAAGGAGAATTAAAACAGGCAAGGCAAGAAAAAGCAGCGGTGCAACAGCAGCTTGCCCAAGTCAAAAATGAGCAAATTGCAGCGGTTGACAACCTCGATGCCATTAATCAAAATTTCGCTCAGTCGAAACAACAGTTAAAACAAACTTCTGGGCAGGCTAAACAACTCAAGCAGGAGTTAGATAGTCTTCTAGCAGAAAGAGCAAAGCAACAACGGCAGCTTAGTCAAATACAGCAGCAAAGTCAAGAATTACAGGGTCAACTGCAAGAGCGCGAACAAAAAATTAAGCAGCAAGATCGAGTTCTGACGCAAAAAGAAAAACGTCTACAATCACTAGAAGGACAGCAGCAAATTCTCCAAACCCAAGTGCAAGAGCGCGATCGCTCTATTGCTAAGTTAGATGAGGCGATCGCAACTGCTGAAATAAGCTTAAAATTGAGAACTCAAAGACTAGAAAAGTTAGAATCAGAGCTAGATTATCTATCTCGTAACGTGGCAGCCTTAGAGCAATCTTATCAAGAATTACGAGAGAACAGAATTGCCATTGTCAAAGGTCAGGTATTATCTTCTGCTGTAGTAACAGTTGTCGATTCCCATGCTACAAAATCAGCGATTGATAGTATATTGAGGCAGGCTAACAGCAATGCACTCAAGGCAATTCAATTCAGCGGCACTAACCCACAACAGCGCATAGTGGAAATTACTAGTTCTCAGGTAAAACAGTTAGAAGAACAAATTAAAGATGGTCAAGATTATGTTTTGAGGATTATCTCGGCGGGTAATTATGTCCAAGGAGAAAAAAAAGTAAGAGTTTTTGCCGACTTGGCTCTTAATAAACAAGTATTTGCCGCAGGAGAAGAAATAGCCACAGTGTCTATTGATTCTAGTAACATCACTCGCCAAGAAGTACAGGAAAGGCTTAATTGGTTGCTGGCAGTATCCAAATTTCGCGCTCAAAGAGCAGGAACATTGGGTGAAATAGAAATAGGCGATAATCAGGTAGAAAGTATTGTTAACTTCATGAACAAAGTGATTAGAGAAGAAGAGCCTATTAATGAAATTAAAGCTGTAGTGGAAGAAAATACCTATACCGCAGGACCACTAAAGCTCAATTTTGTAGTCATACGCGATGGCGAAATCGTTTTAAGCACTTAA